From Selenomonas ruminantium AC2024, a single genomic window includes:
- a CDS encoding menaquinone biosynthetic enzyme MqnA/MqnD family protein, which produces MTCPRVGHIDFLNVLPLSYSYNHGAAQGLSITRGVPAVLNNDIINGRLDMSNTSSIIYARHSEKLVILPDVCISTDGPVQSILLISKKPIESLKDDKIILTAKSATSHCLLKIILRSYGAIPNYYVRHVGPDAPIPDDATASLLIGDDALWCYHHREEGLYYYDLGQEWQELTGQKMVYALWVVNRDFAESHLEMLQLIYDRVTKSFRKYPEQKDKIIRSVLDDKPFTYEQLDSYLYNTIKWNLTEEYKKGLETFYALAHNMNLIEHIPELHFAKVRRN; this is translated from the coding sequence ATGACCTGTCCCCGCGTTGGGCATATCGACTTTTTGAACGTCCTGCCCCTTTCCTACAGCTACAATCACGGCGCCGCCCAGGGGCTTTCCATAACCCGCGGCGTACCTGCCGTCCTGAATAATGACATCATCAACGGGCGTCTGGACATGAGCAATACCTCATCCATCATTTACGCCCGCCACAGCGAAAAATTAGTGATTCTTCCCGACGTCTGCATCAGCACCGATGGCCCTGTACAGAGCATCCTGCTGATTTCCAAGAAGCCCATCGAAAGCCTAAAAGATGACAAAATCATCCTCACGGCCAAGAGCGCGACCTCGCACTGCCTCTTAAAAATCATCCTGCGCAGTTACGGCGCCATTCCCAACTACTATGTGCGCCATGTCGGCCCGGATGCGCCCATCCCAGATGACGCCACGGCCTCCCTGCTCATCGGTGATGATGCCCTCTGGTGCTACCATCACCGCGAAGAAGGGCTTTACTACTACGATTTGGGCCAGGAGTGGCAGGAACTCACCGGCCAAAAGATGGTCTATGCCCTCTGGGTCGTTAACCGGGACTTTGCCGAAAGCCATCTGGAAATGCTGCAGCTTATCTACGACCGCGTGACCAAGTCCTTCCGCAAGTACCCGGAACAGAAGGATAAAATCATCCGTTCGGTACTGGACGATAAGCCCTTCACCTATGAACAGCTCGACAGCTACCTCTATAACACCATCAAATGGAATTTAACCGAGGAATACAAAAAAGGGCTGGAGACATTCTACGCTCTAGCCCATAATATGAATTTAATTGAACATATCCCGGAACTTCATTTTGCCAAGGTCAGACGCAATTAA
- a CDS encoding efflux RND transporter periplasmic adaptor subunit gives MINFKFGAAALLAVTVLFSGCGHKEAAQDKPMLVKTQQAGLGASAESGSYSGTVKGRHETNMSFQVGGQILARNVQAGSRVRAGDVLMVIDARDVVQQANQGDAQLASARAQLSLAEKNLERYTQLYQENAISRATLDQYQTNYDAAFAAYRSALAQQKQGHNSLGYTNLTAGANGVVSSISAEEGQVVAAGQTVLTLVQTGEMEVEISVPENKVSELTLGMPVSVNFWALKGRADGTIREISPMADPTARTYKVRVAIPEPPEGMQLGMTANVSIKGADNAGAEGAVLPLAAIFQDGDTPQVWVVDEDNKLTAKAVTVENLGDDKVLVTGLNATDLIVTAGVHKLHEGQTVRTEAD, from the coding sequence GTGATAAACTTTAAGTTTGGCGCGGCAGCTCTGCTGGCGGTGACGGTTCTGTTCAGCGGCTGCGGTCATAAAGAAGCGGCCCAGGATAAGCCGATGCTGGTTAAGACCCAGCAGGCAGGTTTGGGGGCAAGTGCGGAAAGTGGCAGCTATTCCGGTACGGTGAAGGGGCGTCATGAAACCAATATGTCCTTTCAGGTAGGGGGACAGATTCTGGCCCGGAACGTACAGGCCGGCAGCCGGGTACGGGCCGGGGATGTGCTCATGGTCATCGATGCCCGTGATGTGGTGCAGCAGGCCAATCAGGGCGATGCTCAGCTGGCTTCAGCAAGGGCGCAGCTCTCGTTAGCGGAGAAGAATCTGGAGCGTTATACCCAGCTCTATCAGGAAAATGCGATATCCCGTGCCACGCTTGACCAGTATCAGACGAATTATGATGCGGCGTTTGCGGCTTATAGAAGTGCATTGGCGCAGCAGAAGCAGGGTCATAACTCTTTGGGATATACCAACCTTACTGCCGGAGCTAACGGCGTAGTGTCCTCTATCTCGGCAGAGGAAGGTCAGGTCGTGGCCGCCGGGCAGACGGTGCTGACACTGGTACAGACCGGCGAAATGGAAGTGGAAATCTCTGTGCCGGAAAACAAGGTCAGTGAACTGACTCTGGGCATGCCGGTTTCGGTGAATTTCTGGGCGTTAAAGGGCCGGGCTGATGGCACTATCCGGGAGATTTCGCCCATGGCAGATCCAACTGCCCGCACCTATAAAGTCCGGGTGGCCATTCCGGAACCGCCGGAGGGTATGCAGCTGGGCATGACAGCTAACGTCTCCATTAAGGGAGCCGATAATGCTGGCGCGGAAGGTGCTGTACTTCCGCTGGCCGCTATTTTCCAGGATGGGGATACGCCGCAGGTCTGGGTAGTGGACGAAGATAACAAGCTCACGGCCAAGGCTGTAACCGTAGAAAATCTGGGGGATGACAAGGTGCTCGTTACGGGCCTTAATGCCACGGATTTGATTGTTACGGCTGGTGTCCATAAGCTGCACGAGGGGCAGACGGTACGGACGGAGGCGGACTGA
- a CDS encoding HMA2 domain-containing protein produces MSLLGNIQIPTNKLDLFIRSVDISSYLPGRVRLYSNNLIGNAGLAAEVESQLLAFGEIDSVQTNTTSGSILILYEPERLRRNAELRKVEEYIMTHARRK; encoded by the coding sequence TTGAGTTTGCTGGGAAACATCCAAATCCCCACCAATAAGTTGGATTTATTTATCCGTTCTGTGGATATCTCGTCCTATCTGCCCGGACGGGTGCGTTTGTATAGCAATAATCTCATCGGCAATGCCGGTTTGGCAGCAGAAGTCGAAAGTCAGCTGTTGGCTTTTGGCGAGATTGACAGTGTGCAGACCAACACCACATCGGGTTCCATATTAATCCTTTATGAGCCGGAAAGACTTCGCCGCAACGCAGAACTGCGCAAGGTGGAGGAGTATATTATGACGCATGCGAGGAGGAAATAA
- a CDS encoding HMA2 domain-containing protein → MSYVSGFMMGAAIGKSIRQMVAGGGAPKMGSAAMPLRKVKRTVAAAVCPAPSFKLVSSLPGRRRYRVSKLSPELAKLLEEQLVKLNYVKSVQANPVSGSILLVFDEAYEADVEQLAQWLERKFFGGVAAKISHGFGKMAAMASSEAHAGSITRSIRNTARAFSQWIKDHTCGWFDMSSLASLLFLLRGLRKMMLTKQYPSGSQMLWWAVTLIRGWRTV, encoded by the coding sequence ATGTCTTATGTATCAGGTTTTATGATGGGGGCGGCTATTGGCAAGAGCATTCGCCAGATGGTAGCAGGTGGCGGTGCACCTAAGATGGGTAGCGCAGCCATGCCTTTGCGCAAGGTAAAGCGCACGGTGGCAGCAGCAGTCTGCCCGGCGCCGTCCTTTAAGCTGGTGTCGAGCCTGCCTGGACGCCGCCGTTATCGCGTGAGCAAGCTTTCGCCGGAACTGGCAAAGCTTTTGGAAGAACAGCTTGTTAAGCTCAATTATGTGAAAAGTGTACAGGCAAATCCCGTCAGCGGCAGCATCCTGCTGGTATTCGATGAGGCCTATGAGGCCGATGTCGAACAGTTGGCACAGTGGCTGGAACGTAAGTTCTTCGGCGGTGTGGCCGCTAAAATCAGCCATGGCTTTGGCAAGATGGCGGCTATGGCAAGCTCTGAAGCCCATGCAGGCAGCATCACGCGCAGCATTCGCAATACGGCGCGGGCATTCAGCCAGTGGATTAAGGACCATACCTGCGGTTGGTTCGATATGAGCTCTTTGGCTTCGCTATTGTTCCTGCTCCGTGGTCTTAGAAAGATGATGCTTACTAAGCAGTATCCATCAGGCTCCCAGATGCTCTGGTGGGCCGTGACCTTAATAAGAGGGTGGCGTACCGTATGA
- a CDS encoding MarR family winged helix-turn-helix transcriptional regulator, with the protein MDEYVNWGRWFSILHRRSQLFVVEACQKFGLTFSEYIMLIRIFDHEGAKQDELAAMLYLDKAVVTRTINLLVDKGFIYREADTNDRRIRHIYLTDYGRQQHEYLRNVIQGWVDYLVADMDKKEIKELFNGFHKLVDRACDADLVELVKHLPTGGAVRDKL; encoded by the coding sequence ATGGATGAATACGTAAATTGGGGGCGCTGGTTTTCCATTCTGCACCGCCGTTCACAGCTGTTTGTGGTGGAAGCCTGCCAAAAGTTCGGTTTAACTTTTTCTGAGTATATCATGCTGATTCGCATTTTTGACCATGAAGGGGCCAAACAGGATGAGCTGGCGGCCATGCTTTATCTCGATAAGGCAGTCGTGACGCGCACGATTAACCTTTTGGTGGACAAGGGCTTTATCTATCGGGAGGCCGATACCAATGACCGCCGCATCCGCCATATCTATCTGACGGATTACGGCCGTCAGCAGCATGAATATCTGCGCAATGTCATTCAGGGCTGGGTGGATTATCTGGTGGCAGATATGGATAAGAAGGAAATCAAGGAGCTGTTCAACGGTTTCCATAAGTTGGTGGACAGAGCCTGTGATGCGGACTTGGTAGAACTGGTCAAGCATTTGCCGACAGGGGGCGCTGTTCGTGATAAACTTTAA
- a CDS encoding HMA2 domain-containing protein encodes MQNDWKNLPLGLPMTMASVGTLATLFAGKNLHAGFGVAWAALSFWHGWQHHKKMQADAGRLKNCCLTVKADIHAQLTPVQVLVNSFQVDSYVPGRVRLRSSLLAAYPEWQQPLEEYVKSFTGVQTAAINPLTGSLLITYDIAQLRQKPKLAVLEDKIAELAAERL; translated from the coding sequence ATGCAGAACGACTGGAAAAATTTACCCTTGGGCCTGCCCATGACGATGGCTTCGGTGGGCACGCTGGCAACCCTGTTCGCCGGCAAGAATCTTCACGCCGGCTTCGGTGTTGCCTGGGCGGCGCTGTCCTTTTGGCATGGCTGGCAGCATCATAAGAAGATGCAGGCTGATGCGGGCAGACTCAAAAACTGCTGCCTGACGGTCAAAGCGGATATTCATGCACAGCTTACTCCCGTGCAGGTGCTGGTGAACAGCTTTCAGGTGGATTCCTATGTACCGGGCCGTGTGCGCCTGCGCAGCAGTCTGCTGGCAGCTTATCCCGAATGGCAGCAGCCCCTGGAGGAATATGTAAAATCCTTCACAGGCGTGCAGACTGCCGCTATCAATCCGCTGACCGGTTCCCTGCTTATCACCTATGATATAGCACAGCTTCGACAAAAGCCGAAACTTGCCGTACTGGAAGATAAGATTGCAGAATTGGCGGCAGAACGGCTGTAA
- a CDS encoding efflux RND transporter permease subunit: MRNLTEVSLKNRTLVWYFIIVTAIGGVLSYFQLGRMEDPNFTIRQMVVTAAWPGATAQEMEEQVTDKLEKRLQDTPHLKNIKSENRAGQTVIYVELDDAIAKDDIRPTWRDVRNFCEDIRKDLPEGVYGPYYNDRFDDVFGTIYAVTGEGYSYEELRQYAEKTRRMLLNVPSVQKVELIGEQKEKIYVELDTMKLSELGISPQVISNALKTQNEMTAAAMVDTDSSNVYLRLSGQYEDVNAIAETPISAGGRNFRLGDIAKVTRKASDPAGNKMFFNGQPAIGIAVSMEDGGNILDLGDNLKKQIKAIQAEVPAGVEIQQVANQSDVVRDSINEFIKTLLEAIVIVLAVSFLSLGWRTGMVVACCIPLVLCGVFICMYILGIDFHKVSLGALIIALGLLVDDAIIAVEMMSVKLEAGMNRFDAACFAFKATAKPMLTGTLITCAGFIPVAFSEGMASEFCSALFPVIGIALVLSWIVSVMVAPLLGTYMIKAKPKVDSAGEINPYQSRFYVEFRKVLCFFLSHRRLVLVGTVVLFVLSLVMMPHIRQEFFPTSTRPEVLMELKLPDGASMEASQQVADRMSQFLQQHEDLLESYSYYVGRYAPRFVLTVDPKADADNVTNFVIVTKDVKAREALAKDLQQAFNEEFSDVRAKLQYIQTGPPTDYPVMLRVRGYSPEQAKTIAHKVEQIVAADSNNYNVHLDWNAKSKVVKLELDQDKLKSLGLSAQAVKQMIYTEVTGAKAAQFYNGDRTLDITLRLSVADREDLGKLGSLPVYLGSAGYVPLEQIAKISYGAEDGLVKRRNLMPTVTVQAEVHSGTANDATKKAYEATRELREDLPFGCSIEPAGALEDSHTASQHLLAPVPAMLFVIMTLLMFQLDSGKQMLLTLLTAPLGLIGVVWGMLLTDSAMGFVAELGILALFGMIIRNSVILIDQIKKHLAEGESPYDAVVDSAILRFRPIMLTAAAAILGMLPLMVSKFWGPMAVAIASGLLVATILTLLVLPTMYAVAYRVPSEDKCD, translated from the coding sequence ATGCGGAATCTTACGGAAGTCAGCTTAAAGAACCGCACCTTGGTGTGGTATTTTATCATCGTCACCGCCATTGGCGGTGTCCTGTCCTACTTTCAGCTGGGGCGTATGGAGGACCCGAACTTCACCATTCGTCAGATGGTGGTGACGGCGGCCTGGCCCGGAGCTACGGCGCAGGAGATGGAGGAGCAGGTTACAGACAAGCTGGAGAAGCGCCTGCAGGATACGCCACATCTGAAGAATATCAAGAGTGAAAACCGCGCGGGGCAGACGGTTATCTATGTGGAATTGGATGATGCCATTGCCAAGGATGATATCCGCCCCACCTGGCGGGATGTGCGTAATTTCTGTGAGGACATCAGGAAGGATTTGCCGGAAGGTGTCTATGGCCCTTATTACAACGACCGTTTTGATGATGTGTTCGGCACCATCTATGCTGTGACCGGTGAAGGATACAGTTACGAAGAACTGCGCCAGTACGCAGAAAAGACCCGCCGCATGCTGCTGAATGTGCCCAGCGTCCAGAAGGTGGAGCTGATTGGCGAGCAGAAGGAAAAAATCTATGTGGAACTGGATACCATGAAGCTTTCGGAGCTGGGAATCAGTCCGCAGGTGATTTCAAATGCCTTAAAGACACAGAATGAAATGACGGCAGCAGCTATGGTGGACACGGATTCGTCCAATGTCTATCTGCGACTGTCCGGTCAGTATGAAGATGTAAACGCCATTGCCGAAACGCCTATCAGCGCGGGCGGTCGCAACTTCCGACTGGGGGATATCGCCAAGGTAACCCGTAAGGCCAGTGACCCCGCGGGAAACAAGATGTTCTTTAACGGCCAGCCTGCCATTGGTATTGCTGTGTCCATGGAGGACGGCGGCAATATTTTGGATTTGGGCGACAACCTCAAAAAACAGATAAAGGCTATACAGGCAGAAGTTCCTGCCGGCGTGGAAATCCAGCAGGTGGCGAATCAGTCAGATGTGGTGCGTGATTCCATCAACGAGTTTATCAAGACACTGCTCGAAGCTATTGTTATCGTACTGGCCGTAAGTTTCCTGTCTTTGGGCTGGCGCACCGGCATGGTTGTAGCCTGCTGCATACCGCTCGTGCTCTGCGGCGTCTTTATCTGCATGTATATTCTGGGCATTGATTTCCATAAGGTGTCCCTGGGTGCCTTGATTATCGCATTGGGCCTTCTGGTAGATGATGCCATTATCGCCGTGGAAATGATGAGCGTGAAACTGGAAGCGGGGATGAACCGTTTTGATGCGGCCTGCTTCGCCTTTAAGGCCACAGCTAAGCCCATGCTTACCGGTACGCTGATTACCTGTGCTGGCTTCATTCCCGTGGCCTTTTCCGAGGGCATGGCCAGCGAATTCTGCAGTGCCTTGTTTCCGGTTATCGGCATAGCCCTGGTGCTTTCCTGGATTGTGTCGGTTATGGTGGCTCCGCTTCTGGGTACCTATATGATTAAGGCGAAGCCCAAGGTGGATTCCGCTGGGGAAATCAATCCCTATCAGAGTCGGTTTTATGTGGAGTTCCGTAAGGTACTGTGCTTCTTCCTGAGTCATCGCCGGTTGGTGCTGGTGGGTACGGTGGTACTCTTTGTCCTGTCGCTGGTGATGATGCCACATATCCGGCAGGAATTTTTCCCGACTTCCACACGGCCGGAAGTGCTGATGGAACTGAAACTGCCGGACGGAGCTTCCATGGAGGCCTCCCAGCAGGTGGCTGACCGCATGTCGCAATTCCTCCAGCAGCATGAGGATTTGCTGGAAAGTTATTCCTACTATGTAGGTCGGTATGCTCCCCGCTTCGTGCTGACGGTTGACCCCAAGGCAGATGCGGATAATGTCACCAACTTTGTGATTGTGACCAAGGATGTCAAAGCACGTGAGGCCTTGGCCAAAGACTTGCAGCAGGCCTTTAACGAGGAGTTTTCGGATGTGCGGGCCAAGCTGCAGTATATTCAGACCGGGCCGCCGACGGATTATCCGGTGATGCTGCGGGTGCGCGGATACAGTCCCGAGCAGGCAAAAACTATCGCTCACAAGGTGGAACAGATTGTGGCTGCTGATAGCAACAACTACAACGTGCATCTGGATTGGAACGCCAAGAGCAAAGTGGTGAAACTGGAACTCGACCAGGATAAGCTCAAAAGTTTGGGCTTGAGTGCCCAGGCGGTGAAGCAGATGATTTACACTGAGGTCACTGGTGCCAAAGCGGCACAGTTCTACAATGGAGACCGAACACTGGACATCACCCTGCGGCTTTCCGTAGCCGACCGGGAAGATTTGGGCAAATTGGGCAGCTTGCCCGTCTATTTGGGCAGTGCCGGTTATGTGCCGCTGGAACAGATTGCCAAGATTTCCTATGGCGCAGAAGACGGCCTGGTGAAGCGGCGCAATCTGATGCCGACGGTGACGGTGCAGGCCGAAGTTCATAGCGGTACCGCCAATGATGCCACGAAAAAGGCCTATGAGGCTACGCGCGAGCTGCGGGAGGATTTGCCCTTCGGCTGCAGCATTGAACCTGCCGGAGCCTTGGAGGACAGCCACACGGCATCCCAGCATTTGTTGGCGCCTGTGCCGGCCATGCTCTTTGTCATCATGACCCTCTTGATGTTCCAGTTAGACAGTGGCAAACAGATGCTGCTTACCCTGCTGACGGCTCCCTTGGGGCTTATCGGCGTGGTCTGGGGCATGCTTCTGACAGACTCGGCCATGGGCTTTGTGGCTGAACTGGGAATCCTGGCACTTTTCGGCATGATTATCCGCAACTCGGTAATCCTTATCGACCAGATAAAGAAACACCTTGCCGAAGGAGAAAGCCCCTATGATGCAGTGGTGGATTCGGCCATTCTCCGTTTCCGTCCCATTATGCTGACGGCGGCTGCGGCTATCTTAGGTATGCTGCCATTGATGGTCAGCAAATTCTGGGGGCCTATGGCAGTAGCCATTGCCAGCGGCCTGTTGGTGGCTACAATCCTGACGCTTTTGGTGCTGCCAACCATGTATGCTGTAGCCTATAGGGTACCCAGTGAGGACAAGTGTGATTAA
- the rsmH gene encoding 16S rRNA (cytosine(1402)-N(4))-methyltransferase RsmH produces the protein MEEQKHKRRIHYSGKYPRHFAEKYKELNPEKYGEEVAHVIAKGNTPAGMHIPIMVEEILDVLAIQPGEQGFDGTLGYGGHTLAMLDKLAGQGRLYSGDIDPIESKKTEARIRDKGFGEDIWQLRNMNFCQIDELAQEVGGFDFVLADLGVSSMQIDNPERGFTFKSDGPLDLRLNPEAGITAAERLADISKEELTGMLQENADEPYAAEIARQITRRRWPIKTTRELYDEVAKALAKVELPPEMKERAGYSTKKQALAREELIKKSSARVFQALRIDINHEYEVLYEFMEKLPEALRPGGRAAILTFHSGEDRIVKKALKTFFQQGIYREISQEVIRPSKEECYRNSRAHSTKLRWAIKA, from the coding sequence ATGGAAGAACAGAAACATAAGCGACGCATACATTACAGCGGCAAGTATCCCCGGCATTTTGCTGAGAAGTATAAGGAACTCAATCCCGAAAAGTATGGGGAGGAAGTGGCGCATGTTATCGCCAAGGGCAATACGCCGGCGGGCATGCATATTCCCATTATGGTGGAGGAGATTCTGGATGTGCTGGCCATTCAGCCCGGCGAGCAGGGCTTTGATGGCACGTTGGGGTATGGCGGTCATACGCTGGCCATGCTCGATAAACTTGCGGGGCAGGGGCGGCTTTACAGTGGGGATATTGACCCGATTGAGTCGAAGAAAACAGAAGCGCGCATCCGCGACAAGGGCTTTGGCGAGGATATCTGGCAGCTGCGGAATATGAATTTTTGTCAGATTGATGAACTGGCGCAGGAAGTCGGTGGCTTTGATTTCGTACTGGCGGACCTCGGCGTGTCCTCCATGCAGATTGACAACCCCGAGCGGGGCTTTACCTTCAAGAGTGATGGGCCGCTCGACTTGCGGCTGAATCCTGAAGCGGGGATTACGGCGGCAGAAAGGCTGGCGGATATTTCCAAGGAGGAACTTACGGGCATGCTGCAGGAAAACGCAGATGAACCTTATGCCGCCGAGATTGCCCGGCAGATTACCCGCCGCCGCTGGCCGATTAAGACCACGCGGGAGCTTTATGACGAAGTAGCCAAGGCTTTGGCGAAGGTGGAACTGCCCCCTGAGATGAAGGAGCGGGCCGGTTACAGCACGAAGAAGCAAGCGCTTGCGCGGGAAGAACTCATCAAAAAAAGCAGCGCCCGGGTGTTCCAGGCACTGCGTATCGATATCAATCACGAGTATGAAGTTCTCTATGAGTTTATGGAAAAACTGCCGGAGGCGTTAAGACCCGGCGGGCGGGCCGCCATTCTGACCTTCCATTCCGGCGAGGACAGGATTGTGAAGAAAGCCCTTAAGACTTTCTTCCAGCAGGGCATCTACCGCGAGATTTCGCAGGAGGTTATCCGTCCGTCCAAGGAGGAATGTTACCGCAATAGCCGGGCACATTCCACGAAACTCAGGTGGGCCATAAAGGCTTAA
- a CDS encoding heavy metal translocating P-type ATPase — protein sequence MMYGNCYFHLQAALNREERAKLAAKIRRNRNIIAVTVDECKVHIWYKRQMTAYQLQEIQKMLIETVKRLQEAAITPSERLAEYRRDAVISLAGFAAMEVLKRTSPQLFVGSKILRSLLVLGIARKFIQNGVSGVVKDHQPNADTLTATAVIASVLAGKPESSLTLLALSNGAEMLTSYAAEKARTHISGLLSLDQRYVWLVEGEVERKVPVEQVKVGDTIAAHTGEKIVVDGRVISGDAAVNQASITGESNPAMKHTDSPVYAGSVVEAGELVIKVEKVGKDTSLAHIVHLVEEAQNRKAPVQNFADKMANFLVPVSFIGAGIVYGATRDWQRVLNLLFIDFSCGLKLSTATAMSAAIGAAAKRGILVKGGNYIEALAETDTVVLDKTGTLTVGIPQIAFVKTAKGVEEKEMILLASSAEQHSVHPLAVAIQKYVEAQEWTSPQHTSSKTIVARGMQAKVPDFEGYKGGLIRVGSLKFLRENGIEDTQGLADGLAFKNLLYVARDKDLIGVIGIEDPIRPKMKKTLNQMRRHGVDEIVMLTGDSKAVAAEVAHNMDIDSYHAEILPEDKSHYVNKLKQRGTVMMVGDGINDAPALAFSDVGVSLGGRQTDIAAESSAVTIHSEDPERLIETLQLGRRTMDLVHQNFMATILVNSSAMLLGALGKISPLWAAVIHNTATLAVVLNSCRILNSNKSGFFARSNRRAA from the coding sequence ATGATGTACGGAAATTGTTATTTTCACCTGCAGGCAGCGCTCAACCGTGAAGAACGGGCAAAGCTGGCCGCTAAAATCCGCCGCAACCGCAATATTATTGCGGTGACGGTGGATGAATGCAAGGTGCATATCTGGTATAAACGACAGATGACGGCTTATCAGCTGCAGGAAATTCAAAAAATGCTGATTGAAACCGTAAAACGCCTGCAGGAAGCGGCCATTACGCCCTCTGAACGGCTGGCCGAATACCGCCGGGATGCCGTGATTTCCCTGGCGGGCTTTGCGGCGATGGAAGTCTTAAAGCGCACTTCGCCGCAGCTTTTTGTGGGCTCGAAGATTTTGCGCAGCCTGCTGGTGCTGGGCATTGCCCGGAAGTTTATCCAAAACGGCGTGAGCGGCGTGGTCAAAGACCATCAGCCCAATGCCGATACCCTGACGGCTACGGCCGTTATCGCCTCAGTGCTGGCGGGCAAGCCCGAATCCAGCCTGACACTTTTGGCGCTGTCCAACGGTGCAGAAATGCTCACAAGCTATGCGGCTGAAAAGGCCCGTACGCATATCTCGGGCCTGCTTTCTCTTGACCAGCGTTATGTATGGCTGGTGGAAGGCGAGGTCGAGCGCAAAGTTCCTGTGGAACAGGTCAAGGTTGGCGATACCATCGCGGCCCATACCGGTGAAAAAATCGTTGTGGACGGCCGGGTAATCAGCGGCGATGCCGCAGTCAATCAGGCATCCATTACCGGTGAGTCCAATCCTGCCATGAAGCATACGGATTCGCCTGTCTATGCCGGCAGTGTGGTTGAGGCCGGTGAACTGGTTATCAAGGTCGAAAAGGTCGGTAAGGACACGTCGCTGGCCCATATCGTCCATCTGGTGGAAGAAGCCCAGAACCGCAAGGCTCCGGTGCAGAACTTTGCCGACAAGATGGCCAATTTCCTCGTGCCAGTTTCCTTTATCGGCGCAGGTATTGTCTATGGTGCTACCCGTGATTGGCAGCGTGTGTTGAACCTCTTGTTTATCGACTTCTCCTGCGGGCTCAAATTGTCCACGGCTACGGCCATGTCGGCGGCCATCGGTGCGGCGGCCAAGCGCGGTATCCTCGTCAAGGGCGGCAACTATATTGAGGCTCTGGCCGAAACCGATACGGTCGTGCTCGATAAAACGGGTACGCTCACGGTGGGCATTCCGCAGATTGCCTTTGTCAAAACCGCCAAGGGCGTAGAGGAAAAGGAAATGATTCTCTTGGCATCTTCTGCCGAGCAGCATTCCGTTCATCCGCTGGCGGTAGCCATTCAGAAATACGTGGAGGCGCAGGAATGGACTTCGCCTCAGCATACATCTTCCAAGACCATTGTGGCCCGCGGTATGCAGGCCAAGGTGCCTGACTTTGAAGGGTATAAGGGGGGCCTCATTCGTGTCGGCAGCCTGAAATTCCTGCGGGAAAACGGCATTGAAGATACGCAGGGGCTGGCGGATGGCCTGGCCTTCAAGAATCTTCTCTATGTAGCCCGTGATAAGGACCTTATCGGCGTTATCGGTATCGAAGATCCCATCCGTCCGAAGATGAAAAAGACGCTGAATCAGATGCGCCGTCATGGTGTGGATGAAATCGTCATGCTCACGGGCGACAGCAAGGCGGTAGCCGCCGAAGTTGCCCACAATATGGATATTGACTCCTATCATGCCGAAATCCTGCCGGAGGACAAGAGCCATTATGTCAACAAGCTCAAGCAGCGTGGTACGGTCATGATGGTCGGCGATGGTATTAACGATGCGCCAGCATTGGCTTTCTCCGATGTCGGTGTATCTCTGGGCGGGCGGCAGACGGATATTGCCGCGGAATCCTCGGCTGTGACCATCCACTCCGAAGACCCGGAACGTCTGATTGAAACTCTGCAGCTTGGCCGCCGCACCATGGATTTGGTGCATCAGAACTTCATGGCGACCATTCTGGTCAATTCCTCGGCTATGCTTTTAGGCGCGTTGGGCAAAATCAGCCCGCTGTGGGCGGCCGTGATTCACAATACGGCAACTTTGGCTGTCGTGCTTAACAGCTGCCGTATTTTGAACAGCAATAAGTCTGGTTTCTTTGCCCGCAGCAACCGCCGGGCAGCCTGA